GTCACTCCATAATACACTCAAGAGACAGAAGGCTCACCTCTCATCTCAGCGCGAAGATACGAAGATGGGTTCTGGGCCCAGTTCTGTCCAGCCAGGCTGAGTCTGGCCAGGTCCTGGTCCAGCCCTGTGAGTCCTGTCCCCTGGCTGCCCTGGCTGCTGTCTCCAGCATCCCCCGGGCTTTGACCGGGGCCCTGCCAGGGCTCACTCTTCAGGGCCGAGGAAGACACGGTGGAGGCAGGCTCCTCCACAGAGGCCTGCTTGCCCAGCTCAGTGGCCCGGGTGCGAGTCCTCCTGGCTAAGGAGTACGACTTCTTCTCCACGGGCCGCTCCGGAGCCGGGGAGGCATCGCGGGTAACCGGGTTGTCCGCCGGAGGAGCAGATCCCCCTCGCTGCTGCTCCTGTCGTCGTAGCGGTGCAGAGTCCCTTTCTCGATCACCTTTGCCACTGTAGTGGCGATTGTGGTACACGGACTGTGACGTTGTCACAGTAGTGGTGTTGCGCTCGTCATCCTCCTCGCTgcggacctcctccaccactactgAAGGGCTGCGCTCCGTATGGGCCCCTCTGTTCCCCCGGCTCCTGGGGCCTCGTTCGCCGTCCATGGGCGGTAGGCTCCGGGTCTGGAGGGGCTCGGCGGGGTGGGCCTTAGGGCCTGGCCGTTGGGACTCCTGGTTTCTGTCATTCCGGTGCTGGGCCTGGGGGGGGCGGTTGCCCTGGAAGCCCCGGGCTGGGGGGTGGGAGGAGGGCCTGGGGGGGTTGTTGGTGCGCTGGGTGTTGGGGGCTGCTGAGGGGGGAGGACCAGACTGCTGCAGGGCCACGGCTGGGGGGGCGCTACGGCTGTTGGGGTTCCCTCCCTGCTGCCAGGAGGTATGGACGGGCCTCTCCCCGTCTACATCCCGCCAGCGCTTGTCCCGGACGGGAGAGGTGCTGTGTctacagaggggaggagaggaggctagtGTCAGGACAAGCTGCTAGAAGATAGCTAGTAGACCAGGGGTGGGACAAACTATGTTACGCAGGCAAAATTATGGTTTGATTATTTTGGGTTAAAAGAAACACTCCAGGCCACTCTAAAACTAGatagaaagtatgtagaaattataatggacctatataaTGTTCAAATAACTGCCCCTTTTCTGTCCGCAAATAGCTTTTGACTAACAAATCAGCCcgtgaaaaaaaaaaatctgtgcgGCTCTCcactgattttttttatttatctcaACGTGACCCTCAAGCCAAAATTATTGCCCACCCCTGTAGTAGACTATTGCTGTAATTCATGAGATGACATTGTACGGGGATAAATTGTGCCTGTTAATATACATTGGCAAGATAGACAATActggtatttgtatttattagggatccccattagctggtgGTTAGTGTTCGAGGCTTTCAGGGACATGGGGATTTGGACACAGGGTTAATAGTGTTAAGGGGTAGTAGTACCTGGGCTTGCGCTGTCTATAGGACCGGTCATTGGAGCCACCTCCGTTGCGGATGTCATAGCCGTAGATTGAAACCAGCTCCTCACGTGACTTGGGCGCctgctcctcctccctgaacCTATCGTGTTCCCAGCGACCCTCATCCTTCCACAGGTTCCTGTTACGACCCTTAGGCCTGGAGGACAGGAAAGAAGCCGCAAATAAATCAATAAACAGGTTTACCAATGAAACAACATCAGTCTATTACTAGGAGTCATCCATCCTTTCTGTGTGGTTGTTGGTCACGTTTAGCTAGTTCACAGAAAAACATTTCATGGACAAAAGGGTAAACGTTCCCCCTTACCGTTCCTCCTCCTGTGCGTTTCCTCTGACGTCGTGCTCAAAGAACATTCCCTTACGGGGGATATAGGCTGGGTTATTACGATCCTGGTCATCATCCAGCTTCTGGCCTGGTTTAGTGCCTTTATTCTCAGAGTCTTCTGTACTTTCCTGGTTACAGGGATAGGACAAGTAGAATTAGTCAAAAGTTATTGAACCAATAGACCTATATTTGTAGGTGATTCTTTAACTCTAATTTTCTTTTCAATTAAGCATCTTACCTGTCCATCCCCGCTTTGCCGCTCCCCTGCCAGGTTGCCTTTATCTTCACACTTCACTTCTTTACTTACACCTTTCTCAACCTCCTCTTCCTTCCCCCCTCCTTCCTGCAGCTGCTCCTCCACAGCAGGGGTGTCGGCAGCAGGAGTGGGTTTGGGTCCAGCAGCCGGTGGAGggacctcttcttcctcctcttcctcctcctcacctccctgAGAGAGAAAATACAAGACTTGAGTTAGTCTGTTTATGTGTATCATTATCAAGATCCTGTCAGAGAGCTCAGTGCAAATGTCCTTAGAGTCCTTCCAGTCAAAACCATCCATGCATAGTGGACAAATTACACTTCTCAGAACCACAGTTTAAGCACTCATTAAGAGGATTCCAGTACCATTACGTGCACGAGTACATCAATGGTTGATTTTTTTGAATGTGTCTTGCAACTAGAGGGCTGCTACAATGCAGAAGGTCTGTGTTCCGAAATACCAGTACCTGTATCAATGGTTGAAACCTGCTCATCTCTTCAGCCCCTCCAGGATTTTGCTGAGGCAATTCTGACATTTTGCATGGCAATATGCACTGATTTTGTCCAATTTGTCACAAAAATGCACCGACGAGGGAAAAAGTTTGTTGATGTGTGCTTAATTGAACCATATTAGGCAGTAAATGTGCAGTGATTGGTTGAAATTGTGAGCCCTCTTTTTTGTGTGGTGATCGGTCAGATAATATTGCGATGATTTCACTGTTTTATGAGGTGATAGTGCAGGATTGGTCAAATTTGCAAGCCCTCACATAATATACTGGGAATTGGGTCACAGAATAGcaaaatcctggagggactgtcTCTTGTTCATGGTGATGGACAAAACAATTTTCACAAATACTTTGGAAGTTAGATACATCATGATCTTGCGAATCCACTAGTTGGGCTATTCTGTTGGGAGAATGAGGAACCTTGGGTTAGGCTCATGAAGCCTGCGTTACTGAAATTCAAACAATCTGGTTAGTCATATACTATGTTGCCCAAGTGTCCATGCAAATTTTACCCTACAGCATAACTCTGTTCAGCAGTGGCAACTCACCTCTGAATGGGAGCCATTCTCCTCAGGATCTGCACTTTCATAGTCAGAAAGGACAGCTGCAAAAACAAACATAAAATGTGTCTGAAACAAGTACTTCAACTGTTTAACTATGATCAGTGGGAAATGCCTCAGGTGTGTGCATCATTTTAGACAGGCTATTGGATTACATCAACAAACACTGACTCACCTTCTCCTACACCATCTTCACTTTCCTGTTAAGAAAGGATAACACTAGTCAAACAATGTGAATGAGTTGACAACAAATAGCAACAGTATGTAGCCTACACACCACGTTGTCAGGCAAACATGATACCAAACTCTTACATCAATTATTTAGTAGCAAGTGGGGGCATCTGTCACTTGGAATGTACCCTCTTAATGACCAGGCCATTCACAACCATTCATTGTGCCAAACATGGATTCCTCACATCACTAGGGATATCGATAAATATCAACAAGCTTTGGCGTAGTGGTGGCCATTTAAAATCAAGAGGGTGAAGTCAAGATCTTTACTGATTATTACTAGTCAGGAAAAATGACTTTCGATGAAGCGTGATTGATGGAGGCAAATATAtcataactaacgttagctaaacgACGTTAATTATTGGCACATTGTCACGGTCACTGATGAAATAACACAACAATATCAAAGTTCCCTTTGGCTTTAATTAACATTAGCATGATCTAGCTATACTAGCTAGTACAGTAGTTGGGAAGTTACTGGATGCTAACGTacgccaacgttagctagcttataAGCTTAACTACAAAACACTGATAGTACAGTAGTTAGCTAAATTAAATACTTTCCTCTAGTTAACCACGCTAACTATGGTGGTAAACGTGCTATCTAGCGTTACCAAACAAAGTTAGCTAGCTCAAACGAACTGTGTTGTCTAGTTAGTTTACGGTTTTTGCGCTGCACACGGGGTTCCCGGCCGAACATGAGCGAGTTAGATGATTAATGAGCAACATTGCTGGATGTGGCAAACTAAAAACATGGGGATGCGGCTAGGCCTAACCACTGGACAACTATCCGCGCGGTACTCTTCCATTCCCATAGCCGGCTGACTTGTTGACCCAGCCACGAATTATGGTAGTGAGCAGGCTAACGTCAGCCgagttagctagttagccaacTAATCAAGTCCTATTATATTGATCGGCTTCGCGTCTCGAGAGCAAGACACTCACACACTCGGATTCAGCATCATTTTTCGGCACCACACGAACAGCTGGTGCCTCAACTGGTTCAGGGTCCCGTACTCGGGGCTTTGTCGTTGGGAAAGGGACTTTCCACTTTCTGATCCCGAACCAGATTCATCGTCCTCCTCGCTGTCCTGGGACGCGCGCCTCCTTCGCCGTCGCCGGTCCGCCATCTTAGGAGTCAGATAAAGGAAACCGGAAGAATGCCAGGAATTGTGGGTGAATGTTAGTTACGCAATTCCGCCCtagcctcctcgagcttcttttttttaTCAAGGCATTGCAATCTTTCTGCCAAGTTTATcttttcaattaacaagtgtcgTTAATTGGTTGTTGAAGCATTTTGCAATGATTAAGTCAGTATGACTACATCTGTGAACAAAATTATAAATATCCTGAAATCTGCTCAGAGTTGAATGAATATGAATTATTATCCAGAGACAATATATTGATAGTGATAAAATAGAGATCCACTTTCACTCACTACCTAATTCTTCCCCAATTCCCATTATGGTCCAGTGCTTTCAAGGTAATTTATCAAATCAGGCACAGACACCATCCAAAAGAAACAAAGTCATGTTCATAAAGCATTTTTTAAATTACAACATCTTGTTTGAAACAAACCATAACTGCTGCTGAAGCGCTTTCAACACATCTCACTCTCCTAATGTCCAATGTTTTTTTTTCCTTTTATCTCCAATAGGAGATCTCCTTTCTATAGGATGCAACAGCAATCACATACAGATGGGAGACAGAGCCATTCTGCGCTGTTCAAATATGAGGCATGTCAATGTGAATGACAACGTCAACAGTTTGTAGAGCTTTAGCTTGTTTGCGCAGGAATTTTTGGGGTGAAGTTGCAAAGAGGAAAACTGTCCTCAAATTAACCCAGTGGAAATCCAGAGGAGAGACAAACATCTCTGCTCTTCCTGGATAGTCCACACCACCCTCAGTCTTCTTCCAAACCAGCCCTACCATGAACAAACAATAGGATCTGTTCTGCAGTCCAGCAACCATGTCCAAACTGTGGCACAGTGCATCTTTTGATTTTAGGGGATTGTGGCATGCAATTCCCCCACCCCGAGTGTATTCCTCTCCCAAATAACAAGGCAGACGTTCACAGAGGGGTGCCGCCTGGCACCAAGCCGGCCGGTGTCTCCTCTCTTGGACTCAGTTGGAAAGGACAGATTTATTTTCGGCAGGTCCGGTGGGGAGTTTGCTTTTTGGGAACCTCTACTCGACAGCGGCTCCGCTCGTCCAGCCAGGGCAGGTCAAAGCTCCTTCAAGGGTGAATAGAGAAACACAGGGGTTTAAGTTAGGAAGCAAGCACTCCGATTGTATTCAAGTGATGTTTAGCTTGGTGTTACTCAAGAACCAGTGCGTATGACTCAACTCACCGTCTTGACAGCTTTGGCAGAGGTCGGCCAAACACCGCCACTGGAAGGTGGGGGGTGATCATGAGGGACTccactgaggagagagaaagaacactTTCATAAGCAATGAGTACAAGACCCTGCTCAGTATTTCTACTGACTACATTTCATCTCAACTGACATCCCTTATGGGATAGTTGCTTTTTGGCCatatcaaatttgattggtcacatacacatatttagcagatgttactgcgggtgtagcgaaatgcttgtgttcctagctccaacagtgttaGCATCTAACAATTCAGTGTATAGGTGGACTTACCATCCTCAGCTTCTGGGTAGAAGGAGAACACTTCTGGCTCACTCTCTTGGATACCCTTCCTCTTGTTCATGCGCTGCTGCAGTCGCTGGAACATCCGCTGCTCACGGATCCGCTGGATGTCCCATCTATGGGAGGTGAATGAAGGAGAGTGAAGAACACAGCGACGGAAGGTCAAAATAAGGGACACACAAAAATAAGGAGAAAGGCAGAAAAGAGGTATGCCAGAGAAACAGACCGACTCATAGCAAGAGTTGGTCAGACGCGAAAACAAAGCATAGTGAAAACTCCAGCCCTCCCTTACCTCTTCCTTCTCTTCTCAACCAGTTCATGCTTCGAGTGGCGCTTCAGGAAGACATTGTCATCCAGATTCTGCAAGAGCAAACAGTTTCTTTAGACCTCCTGACCAGGGGTCCAATCTGGACTTCCACCAGCCTAGGGCTTCGCACAGTGCAAGACAAGTACCCACCTCAGGGATATCAGatgcctcctcctctcccagggGCTCCATAAGGTTTTCCTTCCATGAGGGAACTGTGTACAAGAGGGAGAAGGTCATTCCACACCCATGACAATTTTACAAATCCTGTTTAGCACACATTCCCAAAAGATAAAGCAACAAAAAGCAATAACGTGGCCTATTCCAAAATACTTAGGCCCAAGTCTCTGCCTTTTTATGCGCTGTTCATACTTATTTTGCGCTTTTCCCTATTTTTTTGGTTCCAATACAACCATTTCATGACAGTTTGTAACACTCACTGGCCACAGGCTCCTCCTTCTTGGGCGAGGGCTCTCGCGAAGTTGGTGACGGGGGAGGCACATGCCAGCGACACAGGTACATGTCTGTCGTTGACAGGTAGTCCAGTTCCTCAGTGGTGGCCGAGCTGGTCCCAGGAGACCCATCCGAAAACTCTTCCCCGTCCAGAGGCTTCTCTTTGGGGAGAAGCGCCTCCTTGTGTGGGGACTGGGAGGCCTTGGCTTGGCACGTCGTTTGGCTGCCCTGGGGTCCTGGAAGAGGAAACGCCTATTGGAAAGAAAAACAACAACCGTTAGAGGAATTGCGTGAAGGGACAATAAGGGGCTTAATTAAAAAACAACATTGCTACCTCTAACTGAATGTGGAGCCCTACCGTTTGTGGCCCTTGCCTCCTCTGCCAAAATGCAGCGTTCGGGGTGTATGGCTGCTGCGGCCCTCAGACAGCCCCTGCCCCTCTGGCGTCGCCGCAGGGTTTTCCTGCTGGCTTAGGGGTGCGGGTGGGGCGCTGGTCACACCCATCCTTCTTACCCAGCTGCAGACGGCGCTCCATGCGCTCCATCCGCGCCATGAGCTGCGGTAGTGAAAAAACCTGTCACCTCAGTGGGGCTAAAGTGAGGTTTATACCCCCTTATGATTTGGCATTGAAATTGTTTGTCTTGAAGGGTAGCCTATTCTTTTAAACACTTGTGAGATTTCTGCAAAGAGTAAAAAAAGATATGAATGTGCTTGAGGATGAAATTACATTCAAGTGCACTACATCCAAACCACTGGTGGCATTGTGGAGCTAGCCTAGGTTGGAGGGAAAATACCCTGCTGCTGGTTATTCTGGAAAATTCAATTTTTCACCAAATATACTGACCAGGATTGACAATTGAAATGTTATACATTTGTGTTTGGAGTGTTTGCTAGCATACCATTTCCTTCTCAGCTTTGAGGTCATCTATCTCCTTGCTCTTGGACTGGAGCTGCTGTTGCTGTTGTTCAATGAGTtccagctggaggaggaggatcTGGCGTATGCAGCTGGTCTGTGTAGGGGAGTGACCAGGTCCTTTCCTAATATTCCCTCTTTTGCCCTCTGGGCTGTGTTCTGATGACTGTGCTACCGTAGCAGCCCCTCTGACCTCCCTCCCACCCACTGCATCGTCCCGGGGCTGTTTGATAGTGTTGAGCACTGCAAGGTCCGTCTTGCCCTATTGCTGTTTGTCTGTCCTAGTAGTGTCTTGCTCTTGACTGGTGTGGTGCCTTCGCCCCCCATCGGTTTGCCCTGGGGAGTTTGGGCTCCAAagctcacccagttctcctcttgcCCCGACCCAAGCCCAGGGTTCTGTACAGATCCAGGCCTGCAGGTAACCTGTCCCTGTCCTGGCACCACCTTGGCTTTCCCCTGGAGCTGCTGGCCGCTGCTGTTGTGGATAGTGCCCAGTACGTTTGGGACTCCGATGACGTATTCACTTGGCTCCCTCCTCAGGCCGATGAAGGAATCGGGTGTTCCTCCTGCTGGAGCTTTGACCAAATCAATCTTCCCTACTGTGTCCAGCTTATATCCTCCACTTGTGAAAACAGTGGATGTCATTGTTGTGGCAACCCCACCGCCAGAACCCTTGCCAACCAACGCCCACCAATGTCCTCCTGACAGGGGCGTTGGTGGCACAAAGAACTTGATCTCACACCGTGGATGCCGTTTTTCCTCAGCTGTGGGCTGTCTAGATATCCATGCAAGCCTGAAATACAAGGGTGGGATGTCAGATGGGCACACAGTTAATTCAACATAACCTTGTGTCTATCAGGCATAAACAAACTAAAATCAAATGTTGAAACAAACAGGAATCAGCCACCTTTTAGCAAGTTGGACACAGCGCCCTCTCTTACAGCAGATATAGCCCAACTAAGAAAGCCACTTAGCTAGTAACGTTAGTGTTCTCAATCTCAGGTAGGTACTAACTACAATTTCCCAGTCACACATTTCTATACGCCATGAATAATATGTATGATATTGACACATTAACCAACAAACTgacacaataacaacaaaaatcgaACTACCAGGAGATTAGCTGACTTGCATCTCAACAACACCGGCATGGCTAGCAGACAAGgtaagttagttagctagctagcttatacAATCATTAAATAGTGGAGTTGAGTTTAGTCGGCTACCTAATTATGTGTATAATTGACCTAGCAGGTGTTTGAAAGAAACCGGGTGATTGGAGAATACATTATGCAGCGACTGGCAATTGCTTGGTTACAAGGGAAACAGTTCTAGAATAACAAACGTTACAGCTGAGATGCAGTcgcatagttggctagctagctggttagccAGTCCTCCATTTTAGGTCCGAAGGAAAGAGCAAAACAATGACAGCCACTTTGCCTTCAACCAACCCGGTCTCATTTGACGCCATTTTAACTTTAAACGCTTTACAAAGTTTGTTTTTCTCTCGAACGTTATAACACATTGTGCTTTACACTTATGACTAAATGCCACCTGTCTATTTGATATTCTCTGTACTCATTCGAACTCACCTATCGCCTTGATGGCCCCCTTCTCAGGTCGTTTGAAAATAATGAAATTGCGCATGCGTTCCCTGTATGCTCGCCTCTGATTGGTCAATCGGCGAGCGGTTGCACTGAGCTCAAAGGATTTCCCAAGAATAAAAATGCCAAGACAAATGCATATTCCTACCAAATTTTTATGATTGTTGCAATTTGTTGTAGTTAATATATTTTGTACAATCATGTA
This Coregonus clupeaformis isolate EN_2021a unplaced genomic scaffold, ASM2061545v1 scaf2709, whole genome shotgun sequence DNA region includes the following protein-coding sequences:
- the casc3 gene encoding LOW QUALITY PROTEIN: protein CASC3 (The sequence of the model RefSeq protein was modified relative to this genomic sequence to represent the inferred CDS: inserted 1 base in 1 codon); the encoded protein is MADRRRRRRRASQDSEEDDESGSGSESGKSLSXTTKPRVRDPEPVEAPAVRVVPKNDAESECESEDGVGEAVLSDYESADPEENGSHSEGGEEEEEEEEEVPPPAAGPKPTPAADTPAVEEQLQEGGGKEEEVEKGVSKEVKCEDKGNLAGERQSGDGQESTEDSENKGTKPGQKLDDDQDRNNPAYIPRKGMFFEHDVRGNAQEEERPKGRNRNLWKDEGRWEHDRFREEEQAPKSREELVSIYGYDIRNGGGSNDRSYRQRKPRHSTSPVRDKRWRDVDGERPVHTSWQQGGNPNSRSAPPAVALQQSGPPPSAAPNTQRTNNPPRPSSHPPARGFQGNRPPQAQHRNDRNQESQRPGPKAHPAEPLQTRSLPPMDGERGPRSRGNRGAHTERSPSVVVEEVRSEEDDERNTTTVTTSQSVYHNRHYSGKGDRERDSAPLRRQEQQRGGSAPPADNPVTRDASPAPERPVEKKSYSLARRTRTRATELGKQASVEEPASTVSSSALKSEPWQGPGQSPGDAGDSSQGSQGTGLTGLDQDLARLSLAGQNWAQNPSSYLRAEMRGIPNSMHMGGAPPQYSNIEELGAGNRAKRYSSQRQRPSPEPAPPMHIGVMEGHYYEPMSYQGPIYAHGDSPAPLPPQGMLVQPEMHLPHPRHPG
- the msl1a gene encoding LOW QUALITY PROTEIN: male-specific lethal 1-like 1 (The sequence of the model RefSeq protein was modified relative to this genomic sequence to represent the inferred CDS: deleted 1 base in 1 codon; substituted 1 base at 1 genomic stop codon) — protein: MTSTVFTSGGYKLDTVGKIDLVKAPAGGTPDSFIGLRREPSEYVIGVPNVLGTIHNSSGQQLQGKAKVVPGQGQVTCRPGSVQNPGLGSGQEENWGKTDLAVLNTIKQPRDDAVGGREVRGAATVAQSSEHSPEGKRGNIRKGPGHSPTQTSCIRQILLLQLELIEQQQQQLQSKSKEIDDLKAEKEMLMARMERMERRLQLGKKDGCDQRPTRTPKPAGKPCGDARGAGAVXGPQQPTPRTLHFGRGGKGHKAFPLPGPQGSQTTCQAKASQSPHKEALLPKEKPLDGEEFSDGSPGTSSATTEELDYLSTTDMYLCRWHVPPPSPTSREPSPKKEEPVAIPSWKENLMEPLGEEEASDIPENLDDNVFLKRHSKHELVEKRRKRWDIQRIREQRMFQRLQQRMNKRKGIQESEPEVFSFYPEAEDVESLMITPHLPVAVFGRPLPKLSRRSFDLPWLDERSRCRVEVPKKQTPHRTCRK